CTGGTTGCACACATCTTCACAGTCATGTCCTGTTGGCCAACTCTTTTTTCCCATGAATTGGCCAACGGCAGTCAGAGCGAGTGGTTGGCCATCACATTTCTTTAAAATTGCTGCCAGATCAGACCCCATGTACTCTGAATATTCCACTGGACAAGCTTCCTTCAGGAATAACTGCTTTGAATGTTTCTCATCAAGTCTTCTCATTTTGTGAATATAGCCGTTGGTAGAGCTGCAAGTATTAGCCACTGACTTGGTTTTCGTTGTCACCAATATTCTGCTGGTAACATCTCGAGGAAAGGCAGACTTTATAGTACTCCATTGATCTGACCGCACATCAATTACAATGAAATACCTGGAATAGTGTGGAATGAGAATACACAAATCAACAAAAACCTCCAACACCATAGTGATCAACACGTGAAGGAAAGGTAATCAATTATTTTCGTTTGACAACGTTCTCCTTCAGAAATAAATACATGTTTTCTACAGTTAAAAAGAGTAACTGCTCCTTATTGTGGTATATATATTAGCATGTGCAGTATATATGGAGGCCAGAATTCCAAGAGTGGCTTTTGCAATTCTTTTATTAATCTCCTTAGTTTTATAAGAGCTCTAGGCAAAACTACTTACATATTTGAATAATTTTACTAAATCATTTGTGAATCCGCATATACATTTTGTACCACTAAACTATCTGACTAGATCTTTCTCATAACTAAAGTCTCTGCATGCTGTCTACAGTTGGCTTTAGAGAAAGATTTTCATAAAATTTTAAGTAGGCAACTGTCTTCTGTTGTCTAAGCGATGGTAGAAAATTTCTTACCTCTTGTTATTTAGGAAGTTCCTTAGATCAGTACTAAGCTGGTAGACATCGGAGGTATCCGGTGGTGGTTTCTGCAGTTCCTTGAGTATCTCTATTAAGAGCTTGCTCGGATCCCCATGCACTGCAGAAACACATGCCCTTTCGTGGAATTGCTTGCCGATCATGCTGTTGTACAACTCCCGGGCAAGGATGGTCTTCCCCAATCCACAGAAGCCAACTATTGAGATCACTTTCAACTGCTTGGTTTGACCTTCAAATTCTGCCAACTGCTCCAGAAACTCCTCAAGGGGTGGCTTGATGCCAACCAAATCAGCCGAAAGGATATAGTGATTCAAGGATGATTCTGCCGGCTGGAATGTGGATGGACGGGACACTGAATACCTCTGTTGCCGTTGGAGTGCTTCCTCCAGTCTGCACCTTAGTTGTTGCATCTCTTCGCCTAACTGTGAACGTGATTTTCTCTTCTTCCCAGTTTTAACCATTTTGCAGTACCATGGCTGTTGTTCTTCCCAAGATGCATCATATACGATGTGATCTATACAGTCCTCCATTTCATGAGCCACTTGGCGCAACTCTTCAAAGGACAGACAGTATGTGATCATACTACCCCAAGAGCTGCCCATCAATGGCACTAGTGATCATTTTAAGCTCACTCTTCAGAAAAGCCAGATCTCCTTCAAAGCCCTTGTACAGCTTGTATTTCTCCTCTGCCATCGAGAACAATCTCGACACGAGGTTGTCTAGAAATGCACTCAACAGGCCCGGGTCCTCCATCGATCACAGTGGTTCTTAGTCACTGACGGTTCCTAGTGGTGTGGAGATGCGCATACTGACGATGGGTTGAATAAAACAGACAAGAGAGCACATAAAACTTAAGGAGCATCTTGTAGCAGGGGAGATGACCACATCCGGCTTTGCATCTGAGAGTAAATTGCATTTGGTAAGCTAATGTTGTTTGCAGCACATTTTACAGTACATATATCATATATATGAAATAATATTAAATTAGTGCCTAGTATTACCTTAAGATTCCAGCACAGGAATCCAAAGGTTACATGTAGTGAACACTTCCAAAGAATTTATGTCAGTGCTGGGGTATCGGTATAACCACTGATATTCACACTATAACCCCTGAAAGTAAAAATTGTAACAAGGATAAATCATGAGAAACAAGCTTTGTGGATCAAAACTACTATACTTGGCTACAGATGTGGTATTAAGGGTGAAACTGTGCAGTGTGGATGGGAGAGGAGAGCAGGATTCGAGGAGCAGAGTGAGTGCCAGATGTGAAGTACTAACTATGATTTCTGGGAGAATTGCTGATGAGAGATATTACAAGATCTTTAAAAATCAATGGTCGACTATTTGTGAGGAAAAATCTATACATAATTAGTCCCTCAGAAAGATGCAAACCGATCTTTAATAATCAATGCATAATCAGCACCTCATAAGACTCCAGAACAGACTAGTATTACTCAACTACAATAAACCTAAGAGCTGTACCAGGATCAGGCTTGGAGAATCTAAACTAGCCTATGAAGTAATTCACCCTTACATGATGTTAAGCCTCATCTATTGAGAGCTGTAGCTATTATTACGCACCTGGCGTTGTGCTCTAGATGGAGTTCGGTGGTGAGGGGAGGAGACTTTGACCGTGACTTGGGAGAGATGCACTCATTTTTGTGATATATATAACGGTCTCTTTTCGTGGTTGGTTTAGAAAGCAAGGGCTAACACCGTTAGATTTCAACAAAAGACAACAATACCCCTGTCTtgttcctctctttttttttctcgaacacacagAAGACTCCTTTCTGCATACAAcaaaacaagcacaaactctgTACGCAAAGCATCTGACTTCAGCAATATCCGACTCTTTTGTAACATCAGAAAAGTCGTCGGTGAAAGCCTATCAAGGCTTGCTGGCATCAACCAGCTCCTCCCATCCGTGTCGGCGTGTGTGACACTGGGAGCAACGAGCCACGAGACCGGAGTCCTTATTTACTCCTTGTTCATTTTGTCCCTAAACTATGGGGATTAGAGGGGATTGATGAGGATTTTGACTTGTAGGGGATTTAACCCGCCTCAATCCCTCCCAATCCCTTTGGTTTTGAAGTAAAACGAACAGGCCCTTATTGGGAGAATTGCAGGAAATAGTGGACAGGAGAAAATCAGAAAGTGAAACGTGAGCGGTACACTGGTCTTTTAGCATTCCAATCTGCCTTTCCTTTTATCTCTTTTGAAATTTGTTTTAGTTGGGTAATATAAACAGTGCCTCACGGCGTTAGGGGTAAGGGAGGTTTCGTTCACCAACTGCAGGGTCATCGTTCTGATATGCGAATTATGTTAGCAAATCACAAGAATCTTTAGAATGAGGGCATATAAGCAATTGTCATGTCTTCTCCTGTCTTTAGTTTATTTTTTCCTTTTCGTTATTTGGTGGGTCAACCCTTTGGGTCATGCTTCTTTGTCCGTTTCATTGCATAAACAATTATCACACTTTGGCCTTGTCTAAGTTTCAAAAAATGCACCCTAGAAATCTATTAATTTGGACCTATGGACACATTTGACCTTTCTCTTTCTATTctagacaaaagaaaaagaacgTTTCAAACTATTGATCCGAAGTAGAGGTCAGAACTGGCGGCGCTAAAAAAAATCTTCCTCATGGCACTTGACTAGTACTGTTCTGTGATTTTGTTGAGCTAGCACGTCATGCGTCCACATCACTGAAATGGGTGTTGAGCACACCGACGTCGTAGACCCCGTCACCCGGACAACCAAACAGCTGGGGAATCTTATAAAATTAAATTTTCGTTTAAGGTGGCTTCTGCCATTTTCCATTATTGATAAGAGCATTGTGTTATTGTACTGCCACTGTCATGTGGGGCCGCCCCTATGCAAGGAAACGGCGCGCCCGAGACATACGCCACGCCACCAAGCGCGCTGCTGGGGCCGCGCCGTCGCCCTCTGGGCATGCAGGGCAGGTTGAGCCATATAGTGGCTAGGATAGAAGAGTATCAGATCAGTTCCTTAGATTAAGGAACAATTAGCTCCTGGTTTGTTAGCCTCTAAGGTCTATTTAGTCTGGTACGGTGGAATGGAATAAGGAAGCAAGATATTATCATCTAACCTCTATTCCTCCCTTCTTCCAAACCGGCTAAGCGCAGAGGGGTAAAACCTCGCCTTAGTCACGGATCGCGACTACGAACTACATAGTCGGGGTCCTGCTACCCTTAACGCCGACGCTCTTGACAGCCACTAGGCACTAGTGTtggaccatcaccaccaccaccaccaccaacaaagccttttagtgtTGGACCATCAccatcatagaaaaataagaaagaaaaagaagtagcacaatTTGACAGAACCTGGTGGGGAGTGGCACCACTATTGTTCCCACTACTTCCCTGGTTCTCTTTCCACTCTCAGATTTGCATTTGTGGTGCTAGTCCAAGTCCAGAACTCCAGATGGTGTGGAGTAGATAACGACCACTAGTCTCTCAATGCCCTGGTTTCTTGCCATGAGAGATGGCGTTAGGGGTAGGGGAAGGTTTCATTCACCAACTGCAGGGTCATCGTTGTGATATGCGAATTATGTTAGCAAATCACAAGAATCTTCAGAATGAGGGCATATAAGGAATTGCCGTGCCTTCTTCtgtctttgtttttttccttttctttgtttTGTGGGTCAACCCTTTGAGTTTTGCTTCTTTGTCCTTATGCATAAATAATTATTACCCGTTGGCACTGTCTAGGTTTATGCACCCTAGAGATCTATTATTTTGGACCTATGGACACATTTGACTAGTTCTCTTTCTATTCtagacaaaagaaaaaagaagtctCACTTTTGTTGCTTTTACGTTCAAACTATTGATCTGAAGTAGAGCTTAAAATTGGAGGCGTGATAAATATGGATTTTGTTCTTTTTATAATAACTAGTAAATATGTATTTACATTGTAATGGAATGTAAAATTTGTTGTGTTGTGCTTGTGCCGATAATAATGAGCTAGCTATTTTTATTCAGTTTGATTGGGCTTGATTCAAtcataaatcaaataaattccAAGAGTCATAGGAGATGCTAGTGCAATAAAGAATCCCATATAGAAAAGGCTGACTCAACTTAAATAGATGGTTATTGTGTGAACATGATGTGAGTTTATAAGAAAGGTGGAAGGCGAGACATATGTCCTTGACATGAATGGGTTTAGTGCGACCAAGTCATGGCTTAAGATGTTCGGCGCTAATAAAGGTTTTGTGGCTCCAACCTCGAACTGAGAAGGGTGAAAGTATGGGATGGATGGATGGTGAGGAGAGTGAAAGACTAAAGGAGGGGTGATAATGAGGAACAGTGGACCTAGAAGGTTGAGAGTCAGGGACATATGGATAGTGAAGATAGTGAGAGACGAAAAGAAGATGGGTGAGAGTGAGGAACGGTGGATCGAGGAGGGTGAGAGTGAGGGACGGACAGATGGTGAAGAGAGTGAGAGACGAGAACAAGAGGGTTGAGAATAAGAACGGTAGACTGAGAGGGAGAAATTTTCACTCtttatattatatataatatACTAGAAAACATGTCCTGCTTTGCAATGGGAAAATAAAAACTACCAAATGTTCGTGAAAAACAACGACGAGAATGAGATATctctatttatattttatcctttCTACAAAATTTTAAATGTCTAATTTTTTTATATCACCATGGCATCCATAATATAAATTTGGCAATAATATGACAATATACTATTAAATCGGTATCAAGTTAAAATACAATCCTAAAAGATTTTTTTGTCATTGCAAACCATAGAAATATTTAGATGTGAACATAATGTAACTTTAATTTTCACATATTCATGTGTTGCTATAGTTAAATATCAAGCTCCGTGGCTTTCTTAGAGGAcctataaaaatatataattttcATACCTGATTAAAGTCGGCAATGAGTTACTTGGCTAGTCACACCATCCACTTTGGCATGACTTAGTTGGCAAGTCACAATCCACTTTGGCATGACTGAGCTGGCCAGTCACATCATCCGCGGTGGCGCGACTTAATATCATGCTACATCAGTGGTTTACATGGAAAGTGTTTTGTGGATATGCCAGCGTGTTAGTCACGCTAATGGATATAACGCGATAGAGGTTACTAGACGCACTATGGTCTCTAGGGTCATGAAAAAGACTTCTGAAAATCTTGTTCAGGACCGGCTCTTTTTAATATTTTAGTATTTTTGGGGCTAAATTAAACAACTTCCTCCTCGTGGCAGTTGGCTAGTACTGTTCtgtgattttttttaaagaaagaCAGTCAAGAGAGTGTCTCATATTTGATATATATCAAGGAAAACAATAGTTTGTACAAAAGGACGACATGACAAAAAAATAACATCTAACTCTGTCATGATGGTGAAGGATTATAAGTCTGTGTTTCTTGGAGAGTTCCTCCAGCCGATATTATTTCAGTGGGTTCTAGATCTCGTTGTCAGCAGCGAGTGGATTTTACGGTCTTCAAAGCTTTGTATGGCGTTGATGTTTAAAGGTGTCATTTTCCTTTGATGTCTTGTGGTTCTTTAATCTTCGATAGGCAATGTTGTTGAGCTAGCACGTCATGTGTCCACATCACTGAAACGGGTGTTGACTGTTGAGTACACCATAGACCCGGTCACCCGGACAACCAAACCGCTGGGAAATCTTAAAATTAAATTTTCTTTTATGGTGGCTTCTGCCATTTTCCATTATTGATAAGAGCATTGTACTATTGCACGGACACTAGTGTAAATAGAAAAATAAGAATGATGATAAAgaaaaagaagtagcacaatTTTACAGAACCTGGTGGGTCTCAGGGATTATTGGCACCACTATTGTTCCTATTGGTTCTCTTTCCACTCTCAGATTTGCATTATTTGTGGTGCCAATCCAAGTCCAGAACTCCAGATGGTGTGGAGTAGATAACCACCAATACTCATCTTAATTCTCTGGTTTCTTCCCATGTGAGATGGAGGGTCCTATGTTCAGTTCATCGCTAGGTGCCATGAGATCCCTTCTTGGGAAGCTCCGTTCCCTGCTGGTCTCTGCAGATGATCAGGTGCCAGAGCCATTGAACTCACAGAAGGACAAGCTCGACCTCCTCAACCAAGATCTAGAAGAAATAAACACCTTCCTCACCAATCTGTCATGGGTGGAAGCTCCCAACATGATGGTGAGGCACTGGATGAACGAGGTGCGTGATCTTTCCTACGATATTGAGGACTATATTGACAAGAGGATGCATCCTAGCCCCGATTCCAGTGAAGAGTCTCGCTCGGAGCCTGCGGTAGAAGAATTAAGCACTCTTGTGAAGCAGGCAAAGGACACCCTGGAACGACACAACAGGTACGATCTTGGGCATTGGGTATCGAATCCTAGATTTGTGATCCATGGTGGGCAAGGCCCAGATCCAAGGCTCAACGGGGACGCCACAGACCTTGTTGGTATCGATGATTCCAAGGCTGAACTTATCAAGCGGCTTAACATAGACGCCGAACAGAGGCTAGTAGTATCCATACAAGGACCTCCAGGTGTTGGTAAGACTACACTTGCCAAACATGTGTATCGTGAAGTGGAAGGACAGTTCGAATGTCGAGCTTTTGTTCGAGCCTCAAAGATGCCTGATACAAGGAGGCTTCTCGGTAACATCATCTCCCAAATCCAGGGTCACCATCAAAGACCCCCTGATGGTCTCCCCGTGCAAGAGCTCATTGACATCCTAAGAACACATCTCCAACAAAAGAGGTATAAGTGCATGTTAAGCAGTGCTTCCTCCTTTTCCAAAAGTATGATTGGCTTTCTGTTTTCAGCATTTATATGATGAAATGGTAGAGGTTCACCAATCACTGGATCAACAGGAAAAATTTCTGAAAAGAAAATCTTGATATACTAGCCGATTTACCTTTGCACTGAATTTCGAGTATGTGATTATGAATTCAGTGCATAGGTAAATCTTGATATACTAAGTGGCTCCATCTCTGGCTATAGCTGCTACAGTGAGTATGAATAGCAACAATGAGAAAATCTGGCAACTCATGAATTGTaaggaaaaggaaaaaacaaaaaaaaatatagatGTCGCTACTGACAATAAACTTATCATTTCTGTTTCTCGTAACACAGTGGAGTTTGAAGTTAAAACTGTGAGATCGTGATAAAAGTAAATACCAATATTTTGAGCCTACAAAGTCAAACCAGGTGTGCAAGTTCATCAGGTCAAATAAGAAAATTTGGAATTATTAGGGAAACTGGAAACCCAATGCAAATATAATCCTTATgttccataagtttggattgtcATGTTTTTGTACTTTTTATATTGCACCTAGCCTGGCACATAAtaattataaaaatatttggCAGGTATTTCATTGTAATAGATGGTTTGTCGGAAACAACATCATGGGATATTGTTATCAGTGCACTTCCAGAGGACACTCATTGTAGCAGAATATTAATAACTACAGATACTGAGGAAGTAGCTCTGGAGTGCTGTGATTATGGATCTGATGCTATTTTTAAGATGGAGCCACTTAGTGGAAATTACTCCAGAGAATTGTTCTTCAATAGAGTGTTTGGCTTTGAACATGAGCTCTCTAAACAATTGAAGGAAAACTCAGAAGAAATTTTAAGAACATGTGGTGGTCTGCCATTTGCGACCATTAGCTTAGCTAGCATTTTAGCTAGCCAACCATATAACTTAGAGCTGTGGCAACATGTCAAAGAAGCATTATTTTGCAGATTGAGATATAATAATCTTACTTCAGAAGTCATGCTAAGAGAAATAGTTGGTCTGAGCTTCAATAGGCTTCCTCACCATTTGAAGACATGCCTACTATATCTTAGTATGTATCCTGAGGGTTATACATTCTTGAAGGCTGACATGGTGAAACAATGGAGTGCCGAAGGTTTTATAATTGCAGTAGAAGAGAAAAACTGTGATGAAGTTGCAGAGTGCTATTTTGATGAGCTTATCTACAGGGGACTGATACAGCCCAATCATACCAATATCTCAGGTGAGGTGATTTTATATACACTGCACTCCACTGTATTCGAAGTTATTAGGACCATGTCCAATGAAGAGAACTTCAGCACTATGATAGACTACTCTAATACCATCTCAGAGCTTTCTGTAAAGGTTCGACGACTATCTCTCAGATTCAGTAGTGCCAAATATGCAACGAAACCAGAAAGCATTACACTATCCCCTGTGCGGTCACTTGTCTTTTATGGACTTGTTGAATGCCTCCCTTCGATTAGGGAGTTTCAGGTACTTCGAGTACTTATTCTTGAAGTTTGGGGTGACCAAGAGGAGCTAGACCTCAGTGGTATCGACAGATTGTTTCAGCTGAGGTATATGCGTATTACATCTAACATCACTGTGAAACTACCAGCCAGGATGATTGGACTGCCATATTTGCAAACACTGGAAATTTATGCAAGAATAACTTCTG
This sequence is a window from Miscanthus floridulus cultivar M001 chromosome 10, ASM1932011v1, whole genome shotgun sequence. Protein-coding genes within it:
- the LOC136486634 gene encoding disease resistance protein RGA5-like isoform X1, translated to MEGPMFSSSLGAMRSLLGKLRSLLVSADDQVPEPLNSQKDKLDLLNQDLEEINTFLTNLSWVEAPNMMVRHWMNEVRDLSYDIEDYIDKRMHPSPDSSEESRSEPAVEELSTLVKQAKDTLERHNRYDLGHWVSNPRFVIHGGQGPDPRLNGDATDLVGIDDSKAELIKRLNIDAEQRLVVSIQGPPGVGKTTLAKHVYREVEGQFECRAFVRASKMPDTRRLLGNIISQIQGHHQRPPDGLPVQELIDILRTHLQQKRYFIVIDGLSETTSWDIVISALPEDTHCSRILITTDTEEVALECCDYGSDAIFKMEPLSGNYSRELFFNRVFGFEHELSKQLKENSEEILRTCGGLPFATISLASILASQPYNLELWQHVKEALFCRLRYNNLTSEVMLREIVGLSFNRLPHHLKTCLLYLSMYPEGYTFLKADMVKQWSAEGFIIAVEEKNCDEVAECYFDELIYRGLIQPNHTNISGEVILYTLHSTVFEVIRTMSNEENFSTMIDYSNTISELSVKVRRLSLRFSSAKYATKPESITLSPVRSLVFYGLVECLPSIREFQVLRVLILEVWGDQEELDLSGIDRLFQLRYMRITSNITVKLPARMIGLPYLQTLEIYARITSVPSDIVSLPRLLHLSVHGEINLSSGIGHRRSLRTLESFDLSSNSEDNIWKLGKMTDLCDLHATSPTEMSDPLKRKLIAFVSSLEKLGNLKSIILAPVPSCTSIYLDCSWSTSSLSVFLQRLELLPPFCIFSRLPVWIGQLRKLSILKIVLREFTTGDVDSIAKLQELTILSLYVRQPTAEQIVFHRAAFPVLKFFKFRCGIMRIAFQPEAMPRLRSLNLEFNAHSGEQNGNMLAGIEHLLNLQEITGRIGAAPGAEESDRIAVESVFKDAISKHSRLINFNLRIVGLFDEEWHKKSELDEVAAVVEEVSQSNDASSTRKQVFSVPFQAIADLQSGDASEHSLSGMSGTSVVTVEGLLARAENAGGDEFDKDQPDSKRRKDDGDGKGISMSDKRTAREPRVVLRTVSDVNIFDDDGYRWRKYGQKDFNGNPFPRSYYRCNKRMTAGCPAVKHVQRASDDPRTVITTYYGKHNHDVPAVHGSAALALYNPAAPPADSAVQNLAVDSATQPTVVDQTAQQQMFSGQRTIGFSTAPARSRGTSGSFVLSSGLDNTMGSYMIQQQERQNTAMHASRDKEEEPAEDMFSPQSTD